The DNA window ACCTCTTCTTTGCCGTCCGGACGCTCTATTACTACCTGGATTTTTGTCACCACAGCAGCTATTGCTCCTATTGCCATCAATGCCGGAAGATAAACTATGCCAATAGCACCTCCTACTACTCCTGCATTAACGGGTATATCAAGAAGAAGCTTACTATCTTTCATTATCTTAATTCTGGTTACATTACCCTTTTTGATGATATCTTTTATGGACTCCACGAATTCGCTGCCGGTATTGCTTATATTGTCAAAAACATTTTTTTGATTTTTTTCAAAATAGATTATGGCATCCACAACGTTACCATCACATTTTTCCAACGCTTCCTTAGCTTCTGCATAACTCACCCTGGCTCTTTCTCTTACAATATCAATTTTTTCTAAAGTTATTTCCACCTTTATTCAACTCCTTCCAATTCATCCATATTTGTTATTTCATCCAGAAAATCCAAACTCTTAAAATCTTTATCCAGATGATATTTTATGTAGTTTTTCATTATTTTTTTCATATAATTTTTGATAGAAAGATTAATCTTTAATACCCTGACTTTTTCTATATGATTTTTTATGAAAAACTTCATTGTGTTTACAGAAGGCAAATCTATTTTTACAGCAAACCTGTCATTTTCGGAACACTTGCTGCACAAAACCCCTCCTAATCTGCTGCTGAATTTTATAAGGTTCAAAGAACTTCCACATAGGATACAGTTGTCAAACTGAGGCATGTACCCTGATTGGGAAATGGCTTTCAATTCAAAAGCACGCACTATAAGCTCCTTATCTAAATTCCCTTCTGTCATCAGGTAAAGTGTCTTTAAGAGTAAAGAAAATAATTCAATATTCTCTTCACCCTCTAAAATGAGTACATCAACCAATTCCATCAGGTATGAACTGTATGTCAGGGTATGCAGATCATTTAAGAGCACCTGGAAAGACGCTTTAATTTCCGTCTGACTGACGGTATATAAACTCTTACCCTTGTATAATACAAATTCACAATATGCAAAAGCCTGGGTAGATGACATGAGCTTGGATTTTGCCTTTCTGGCACCATGAGCCACTGCCTGCACCTTTCCTAGGGAATCTGTAAACAGGGTGATAATTTTATCTGCTTCTCCTAAATAAGTGTGCTTTAAAACTATTCCCCGGGTTTTGATTAAATTCGGCATAATTATCACCCCAATATAGGTCATGACCGCTAATTTGCGCTTATTATATCTAAAAGGGAATCCTTGTCCTCGTCATAACCCTTTATATCATTGATTTTTTTCATATCGATATATAAAAGATAGGCATCTATACAACCTGTCTTCTCAAACAATTTCCACGATATTATATCCAGCATAAAACTCCCCCTTATTTAGCTTCCTTACTTTATGCTTTCCCGGCGGGTTTTAAATATACGTGAGAATATTTAGCATAATAATTATTTATAGCCAAAACCTTTGAGTGTAAAAGAATCATTTCTCCAATCCTTTTTAACCTTTACCCAGATTTCAAGGAAGACTTTAATTCCAAGAAGTCTTTCGATATCCAGCCTGGCTTCGGCTCCGATCTTCTTTAGCATCTGACCGTTCTTGCCTATTATAATCCCTTTGTGGGAATCCTTTTCGCAATATATTACGGCATTTATGTTCATTATGTTATTTTCCTGCTCCTTCATGCCTATTATCTCTGTTGCGATACCGTGAGGTACTTCCTGTTCAAGATTATTCAATGCCTTCTCCCTTATTATCTCTGCAACTATAAACCTTTCGGCCTGATCGGTAACTGTGTCATCCGGGAAATATTTAGGTCCTTCAGGTAGGATTTTCTTTATTACATCAATCAATGTGGCGATATTTTCTCCTGTCAGTGCAGACACAGGGATGATCTCATGAAACTTGAATTCCCTGCTGTAATTATCAATAGTCATGATAAGCTTATCCTTGTCCGCCTGATCTATTTTATTTATAACCAGCAGCACCGGTGTTTTTGTTTTTTTAAATTGTTCCATTATGAATTTATCCCCCGGACCCACTTCCTTATCGGGCGTAGTCATAAATAGTATGGTATCTACTTCATTTAACGTATCTTCAGCGATCTTTACCATATATTCGCCTAATTTATGTTTGGGTTTATGAATACCTGGGGTATCTATAAAAACCATCTGACAATCATCCCTCGTCAGAACCGATTGAATGGTATTTCTCGTAGTCTGGGGTTTGTTTGATATGATTGAAAGCTTCTCCCCTATTATGTTGTTCATTATTGTGGATTTTCCTACATTAGGCCTTCCGATTATTGTTACAAATCCTGATTTAAATGTATTTCCCATTATGCAAAAATGCCTCCGTTATTTCATATCCTCACCGGTAAATGCTCCGGGGAGCAATTCATTTATTGTATATTCTTTATATTCTCCTTTTCTGTTTGATACATACACTTTCATACCAGCGGAAAATTCAGCAATGACCTGCCTGCATATACCGCAGGGATAAGTGAAATTTTCCGAATCGCTGTTTACTGCGATTGCTATGAAATCTTTGGCTCCCTCGGATACCGCTTTGAAAATGGCTGTACGCTCCGCACAATTGGTAGCACCAAACGATGCATTCTCAACATTGCATCCGGAATATATTGTTCCGCCTTTTGCAAGGACTGCGGCACCCACCCTGAACTTAGAATAAGGCGCATATGCTTTCCCTTTTGCAATAATTGCATAATTAATAAGTTCTCTTGCATCAATCATCATAAACCTGCTCCTCCCAATATATTCCTCGTAAATAAATTATACCATTATGCCATGTTATGTAAAGAAAAATAAAAGAGGTTTTTCCTCTTTTATCAATTATTATTGAAATTTTTCATATGAAAATAAGCCTTTAAAAAAGCTGAAAGAACAACAGGGTGATTAATGTACCCAATAACCCTCCCATGAATGTCTCAGCACCGGAATGAATTTTTGCCTCTATCCTTGTTTGAGCAACCAACAAAGCCATAAAAAAGCTTAATGTTATCACTAAAGTATCTTTTGTTATAAGGGATATTATTGTAGCAGCCGAGAATGCAATAGCGCTATGGCCGCTTGGCATGCCGCCTTTAAATGGCGTGCCTTCTCTTTTTAATGCCTTTAAACCGATAACGCCTAAGACGGTCAGCATTAAAATTATAAATGTTATATGAGGAGGAGACTTGATAACCCTTATTACTACTACATCAGTTATTGGTTTTAATTTATCAAAGAATAAAAGATAGCCTACTAAAACCGCATTCAATGCTGCAATTAATACAGCGCCTGCGGCAACATTCTTTGCTATTTTAGCCAAAGGATGATAATAATTTGCATAGAGGTCAATAGCCGTTTCTATGGCAGTATTTATCATTTCTAGCACAAATACAAAGGTTATGGATAAAAATAATATGAGAAGTTCAATCCTTGATAAGTCGAAGAACAGGCTTAAAACCAGTATGAATATGGCTATGAAAAAGTGAATCCTCATATTTTTCTGGGTAGAAAGTGTATGAATTATGCCTTGAACAGCATAATTAAAGCTGTCGATAAGTCTTCTTAACTTCATTATATCACCCTTGAACTATCTTGTTATTCCAAGCATACCCAGTATTTCTTCTTCCTTTACCCTCATTATATTTCTCTCTTCTTCAGTCTCATGGTCATAACCCAACAAATGCAGCACCCCATGAACTGTTAAAAAAGCTACCTCCCTTTCAAAGGTATGGTTGTATTCTTTCGATTGCTCATATGCCCTCTCAAGGGATATTGCAATATCCCCCAATACAAGTTCCCCTGTATCCGGGTCGATATTTTCTTTATTCTCTAAATCAGCAGGGTAATCAATCTGTGGAAAAGACAGCACATCTGTAGCACTGTCTATTTTTCTGTATACTCTGTTTATTTCCTTTATCTCTTTATTATCTACAAGTATGACGCTTATCTGGGGGTTTGAATTTACTCCTTCATACTCTATTGCCTTTTTCGCCACCTTTTTTATAAGTTTTTCGATTGGCTCAGCTTCAAATTGGCTCTGACGGTTATCTGCCATGAGATTCAATATTATATCCTCCTTTATCGCCCTGTACCTCATCCGGATATTCTATCCTGTCATGGTAAATACCATTCAGTACCTTTAAAAATGCCTCTGTAATATTATTTATGTCTTTTAATGTTAAATCCGATTCATCAAGCTGTCCGTCATCAAGCTTATCTTTGACTATTTTTCGCACGACATCCTCTATCTTTGCCTTTGTTGGTGAAGGTATGGCACGTACCGCCGCCTCCACAGAATCAGCCAGCATTACAACGGCTGCTTCCTTGCTCCTTGGCTTTGGTCCAGGATACCTGAACTGGTTTTCTGCTATATCGCTCTGGGACTCATTGTCATTTATGGCTTTAACAAAGAAATATTTGACCAGAGTGGTGCCGTGATGCTGTTCCACCATATCCCTGATTACTGTAGGAAGCTTATATTTTTTAGCCAGCTCCACTCCGTCCTTCACATGGTTTGTAATAATCAAGGTACTTAAGGAAGGCGTAATCTTATCATGGGGATTTTCATTGGTAATCTGGTTTTCCTTGAAAAAATATGGCCTTTTAAGTTTTCCTATATCATGATAATAAGAGCCTGCCCTTGCTAAAAGGGAATTCCCGTCTATGGCATCCGTTGCAGCTTCTGCTAAGTTCCCGACCAGTACGCTGTGATGGTATGTTCCGGGGGCTTCAAAAAGCAATTTTTTAAGCAGCGGATGATTGGGGTTGGATAGTTCCAACAGTTTAATTGGCGTTACTATATCAAATATGGATTCACAAAATGGTAAAAGCCCCAAAGTAAATATGGATGCCAAACTTCCGCTTAAAATACCCAGGCTGCTTTGCTTGAATACCGTTATTATATCTGCACTGCTTATTAGACCTATTCCCAGTATGGAAAGTGTATTGACAAAGCTTACAAGTATTCCTGCAGTTATAAGGTCATTCCTCTGATGCATTCTGGATACTACAATTGCCCCTGCGCTTCCTCCTATAAGTGAAACTATAAACACATCAAAATTATATCCCAGCATCAATGTGACCAGGGACGCTAAAACCGAATTCAATATAAGTGCCAGC is part of the Oxobacter pfennigii genome and encodes:
- a CDS encoding DUF4342 domain-containing protein, whose protein sequence is MEITLEKIDIVRERARVSYAEAKEALEKCDGNVVDAIIYFEKNQKNVFDNISNTGSEFVESIKDIIKKGNVTRIKIMKDSKLLLDIPVNAGVVGGAIGIVYLPALMAIGAIAAVVTKIQVVIERPDGKEEVYDDIIKDTSADKNGNEEN
- the recO gene encoding DNA repair protein RecO gives rise to the protein MPNLIKTRGIVLKHTYLGEADKIITLFTDSLGKVQAVAHGARKAKSKLMSSTQAFAYCEFVLYKGKSLYTVSQTEIKASFQVLLNDLHTLTYSSYLMELVDVLILEGEENIELFSLLLKTLYLMTEGNLDKELIVRAFELKAISQSGYMPQFDNCILCGSSLNLIKFSSRLGGVLCSKCSENDRFAVKIDLPSVNTMKFFIKNHIEKVRVLKINLSIKNYMKKIMKNYIKYHLDKDFKSLDFLDEITNMDELEGVE
- a CDS encoding YqzL family protein; translated protein: MLDIISWKLFEKTGCIDAYLLYIDMKKINDIKGYDEDKDSLLDIISAN
- the era gene encoding GTPase Era, producing MGNTFKSGFVTIIGRPNVGKSTIMNNIIGEKLSIISNKPQTTRNTIQSVLTRDDCQMVFIDTPGIHKPKHKLGEYMVKIAEDTLNEVDTILFMTTPDKEVGPGDKFIMEQFKKTKTPVLLVINKIDQADKDKLIMTIDNYSREFKFHEIIPVSALTGENIATLIDVIKKILPEGPKYFPDDTVTDQAERFIVAEIIREKALNNLEQEVPHGIATEIIGMKEQENNIMNINAVIYCEKDSHKGIIIGKNGQMLKKIGAEARLDIERLLGIKVFLEIWVKVKKDWRNDSFTLKGFGYK
- a CDS encoding cytidine deaminase, with product MMIDARELINYAIIAKGKAYAPYSKFRVGAAVLAKGGTIYSGCNVENASFGATNCAERTAIFKAVSEGAKDFIAIAVNSDSENFTYPCGICRQVIAEFSAGMKVYVSNRKGEYKEYTINELLPGAFTGEDMK
- a CDS encoding diacylglycerol kinase, whose translation is MKLRRLIDSFNYAVQGIIHTLSTQKNMRIHFFIAIFILVLSLFFDLSRIELLILFLSITFVFVLEMINTAIETAIDLYANYYHPLAKIAKNVAAGAVLIAALNAVLVGYLLFFDKLKPITDVVVIRVIKSPPHITFIILMLTVLGVIGLKALKREGTPFKGGMPSGHSAIAFSAATIISLITKDTLVITLSFFMALLVAQTRIEAKIHSGAETFMGGLLGTLITLLFFQLF
- the ybeY gene encoding rRNA maturation RNase YbeY, translated to MADNRQSQFEAEPIEKLIKKVAKKAIEYEGVNSNPQISVILVDNKEIKEINRVYRKIDSATDVLSFPQIDYPADLENKENIDPDTGELVLGDIAISLERAYEQSKEYNHTFEREVAFLTVHGVLHLLGYDHETEEERNIMRVKEEEILGMLGITR
- a CDS encoding HD family phosphohydrolase, which produces MDLQKSIEKPKHTGSKLKMSLTASLTQRIAIGVALFFIIYSLVVTSIVPRQYNLSEGDIATDDIKSPMSAINEAETNKLRDEAVKKVKEAYVIDTTVRDLALQNVRDFFNKVFDIKSLQTIEDSPDKIERLKSESIITLADDDYEAAIKANLNDLKSLSNYMIENLNKILSEEISDNEEELKAKQDEFASNAKRNLKLSNELRNLAVDIGYALIKPNMIFDNKKTEEAVKEAQDSVTPVRIQKDQIIVRRGEVVTEEHLQILSSLGMLEEQNKVYVLLYIGIGILIALLEGIVIIYLFRFSPDILKDKGKLVLLSIITVLLLLITKFLSVYQVSGFIVPIAFASMLVAILIKPRLALILNSVLASLVTLMLGYNFDVFIVSLIGGSAGAIVVSRMHQRNDLITAGILVSFVNTLSILGIGLISSADIITVFKQSSLGILSGSLASIFTLGLLPFCESIFDIVTPIKLLELSNPNHPLLKKLLFEAPGTYHHSVLVGNLAEAATDAIDGNSLLARAGSYYHDIGKLKRPYFFKENQITNENPHDKITPSLSTLIITNHVKDGVELAKKYKLPTVIRDMVEQHHGTTLVKYFFVKAINDNESQSDIAENQFRYPGPKPRSKEAAVVMLADSVEAAVRAIPSPTKAKIEDVVRKIVKDKLDDGQLDESDLTLKDINNITEAFLKVLNGIYHDRIEYPDEVQGDKGGYNIESHGR